A section of the Lentimicrobiaceae bacterium genome encodes:
- a CDS encoding acetyl-CoA C-acyltransferase, which produces MREVVIASAARTAIGSFLGKLSPFSATELGVFAAKEAIKRAGISPDIVDEVLVGNVL; this is translated from the coding sequence ATGAGAGAAGTAGTAATAGCATCGGCTGCACGTACAGCCATAGGAAGTTTTTTAGGAAAGCTATCACCTTTTTCGGCAACCGAATTAGGAGTATTTGCAGCCAAAGAGGCTATAAAAAGAGCAGGAATTAGTCCCGATATTGTTGATGAAGTATTGGTTGGGAACGTATTA